The Leclercia sp. S52 genome has a segment encoding these proteins:
- the nqrE gene encoding NADH:ubiquinone reductase (Na(+)-transporting) subunit E, translating to MAHYLSLFVRAVFVENMALAFFLGMCTFLAVSKKVSTAFGLGVAVTVVLGLSVPINNLVFNLVLRDGALVDGVDLSFLNFITFIGVIAALVQILEMILDKYFPSLYTALGIFLPLIAVNCAIFGGVSFMVQRDYNFSESVVYGFGSGIGWMLAIVTMAGLREKMKYANVPAGLRGLGITFITTGLMALGFMSFSGVQL from the coding sequence ATGGCTCATTACCTGAGTTTGTTTGTGCGGGCGGTGTTTGTTGAAAACATGGCGCTCGCGTTTTTCCTCGGCATGTGTACCTTCCTTGCTGTCTCGAAAAAGGTGTCGACCGCCTTCGGCCTGGGCGTTGCCGTTACGGTGGTGCTGGGGCTGTCGGTTCCCATCAACAATCTGGTCTTTAACCTGGTGCTGCGCGACGGCGCGCTGGTGGATGGCGTTGATCTGAGTTTCCTCAACTTCATCACCTTTATTGGCGTGATTGCGGCGCTTGTGCAGATCCTGGAGATGATCCTCGATAAATACTTCCCGTCACTCTACACGGCGCTGGGGATCTTCCTGCCGCTGATCGCCGTGAACTGCGCCATCTTCGGCGGCGTGTCGTTCATGGTGCAGCGTGATTACAACTTTAGCGAGTCGGTGGTATACGGCTTCGGCTCCGGCATTGGCTGGATGCTGGCTATCGTGACGATGGCGGGCCTGCGCGAAAAAATGAAGTATGCCAACGTGCCGGCCGGGTTGCGCGGCTTAGGGATCACCTTTATCACCACCGGTCTGATGGCGCTGGGCTTCATGTCCTTCTCCGGTGTGCAGCTGTAA